The Canis aureus isolate CA01 chromosome 15, VMU_Caureus_v.1.0, whole genome shotgun sequence genome includes the window acgggcactgggggttattctgtatgttagtaaattgaacgccaataaaaaattaaaaaaaaagaaataaagcaaatatcttgAAACCTAGTTATTACAAATTGCCATCTGTATTTATAATAACATTGgtagctatttttttctaataagatgAGTGGAATTTCCTTGattataggtttatttttattattttctattttgaaacgGCCAATATGCTTATGAGTAAGATTTGTGTGGTCAGCTTCTGTTCTTTCATAAACTtcagataaaaatcattttagctgTAACCAAAAcctgaagtctttaaaaaatggcagatgttaatttaaaaacagcATATACTAATTTAGTTTGCTGTGTGATTATGGTCTAATGGAAGTTTCATAAGCTTTCTTTTCCCCTAACTCAGAAAAGTATATGTCAGAGTTTTGGAGTATGTCCTTAGCCAAGAATTTTATCCACTTAACATATGTTTACAAacttatataaagcaaaaaagaatgtaGGTAACTATAGTGAGCAAGAAATATAGTTTTGCTCATATTATCTGATGTTTgccaaaagaagaataaaagatgtATGAATTAAAtcatacagagaaaaatacacatttgagGAAATTCAACAAGAAACAGATATCCCTGAAAGAGAACTTGGTAGAGCCCTGCAGTCCCTCGCCTGTGGTAAACCAACACAGCGGATTCTTACAAAAGAACCCAAgtccaaggaaacagaaaatggcCACAGATTCACAGTTAATGATCAGTTCACATCCAAAGTACACAGAGTCAAGACTCAAACAGTTGCTGCCAAACAAGGTGAATCTgacccagaaaggaaagaaacgaGGCAGAAAGTAGATGACGACAGGAAACATGAGATCGAAGCTGCTATCCTGCGGATAACGAAATCCAGAAAGAAGATGCAGCACAGTGTGTTAGTAGCAGAGGTAACTCAGCAGGTGAAGGCTCGATTCTTCCCAAGTACAGTTGTTATTAAGAAACATATAGAAGGACTTATTGAAAGAGAATATTTGGCACGAACACCTGAGGATTGCAAAGTATACACATATGTAGCATAAAATGCGTTCAGAAATTTGATTTATCCTTGGACTGTACTCTTCGCATGGACTGAGAAGttcttttaaatcattaaatattaagaCGACCATCTCTTCTATTAAATTACAGCACATGTTCTAGACCATTCAGATCAAGCCTTTACTCCCTTTGAGAGTTTTCAACATCAATTGATTGAGCTTCAGGCTTTACAGAGTTTATCCCTGTagagatcatctttttttttttttctggttcttcaaaattttattaacaaaaccagggagaggggaggcaaCAGTGAGCAAACTGCACAGTCCCACCCAGGCACAGAGAacggagagacagagggacagacaaGGACAGAAGAAAATCCTGAGACCCTCTGATACGGGCAGCAGGGTAGTCAAATGGTGGGTGGGCACAGGGAGAAACTCAGGGACCACTGGAGAAACAGATGAATGGCAGAGCAGCCAAACGGGGGATTCGGGCGGCTCCGGGCCTGGAATGCAGAGCGTGGGGACTTCGGGGCCAGTGAGGCTCAGCGGTCAGCACTGGAGCACGGCTCGGGAGTGAGCGGGTCATGCTGGATCATGAGGTGCAGCGTCAGGGCCAGTGATCCTGCCCGTCAGTCCCAGCCGTGCGAACGGTGCGTTCCTGCTCAAACAGCTCGTCCGGCTTGTACCACGCGTGCACACGCTCCAGGGCCACTCCAGCagccgcaacctctcccagcagtaATGCGGGTACACTGGCGTTTGGGCAGGAGGCAGAAGTCACCCGCGAGCTAAAGACATCACGCACAAGAGGACACCCACGTACCTCATCAGCTGGCACTTCGGGGTCCCGGGAGTGCTCGGGGCACAGCACCTGGAGCCGTTTACAGTATGTCTTTCTCTGAGGGTTGTAGACATCACAGAAGAGTCGTGTAGCTCCCTCAATGTGTGTGGGGTACGTGGACCCAAAGGACGTCTGGCTCTCGTACTTGGCAGCAGCGCTCCATGTGGCGCAAGGCAACACGTGGGTTGATAGGGTGCCCACAGGAGATGCAGAAGATCTGCAGGTCCGTGTCATCACTGTCACCCTCATTGCTTTTCCAAACAAGGGCCTGTTCTGGGATTGTGGGTGGACATGAAATGGGGACACTTGTCGGCCCATTTCAGAGAAGCCTCCAGAGCTCTGCTACTATCGGCGGGTCCACCCCCCAGGCTTCCTTGgcctcccaccttcccctccagccTTGCCACACTTTCAGTGTGGGCTGCGGGGGCTGCTTCCATACCCCTGTGGGGGCAGTGGGGTGAGTGGGGTCACCGTGGATCCACAGCTGTTCTGAGGGATGGATGCCTGGTGTGGGAACGCTTCCCTGATGCCACATCTTCCAACCTCCCCCAGCCCATGAGGCAGCTTGTGGATTTGACTGGCCTTGCCATCTGCCCCGGGCAGGAGGCCAGGCTTGCCTTTGCTCCAGCCCCAAGTGGCCAGGACAGAGGCAGCCTTGGCTGCCCCACTTTGTCACGGACAGGCCTCTGACCTGTTCACATCCACTCTCTCCGGGGAAGCTGAGGGGAGCCGTATAGAATCCTTGTTCCATTGCATCATTACTGGAGTCTTGGGGCAGCTGCTAAAACCACTCGGTTTTAGTATTCCATGTAGGGAGTGGGGCAGTGTCCCATGGTGGGCTGGCCTGGGACCTTGTGCTGTGCTCCgttctgtcacccagtcactgtAGATATTTTCTACCTTCCTGCATAACTCAGGTTCCAGGGTACGTGATCTGTTCTCGGTTCCCTTAATAAACAAAGTcagtcctccaaaaaaaaaaaaaaaagaaagaaagaaatatgatcatctcctttttttccccccaacaatACCAGCCTTTGAGTTCTTTATTAAGCACCAGATTTTCACATGTGTCACTATAGGAGGGAGGCTTCAGATTCAACCAGACTCTGGCCCGTAGTCAGGAGAGATGTGGTGTGCTGAGGTATTCCTGTGTCTAGAAACAGGCACATGGCTTCAAGAGCAGCAGAAGTGGACTATGGGCATCATCGTCTTCCTTGAAAGAGTAAAGGTAAGTGTCGTTCAACCCAGGGAACTGAGGCTCCATCCCCAGGGGGAGGGCTTGGAGAGGTGGCCATAATGTCTTCAGGGATGCTGCCCTGAAGCATCCAAAGATGACATCCCATAGGCTTTAGAGAGCAGATCAAGAAGCTGCTTCTTTTCATCTTCTGGGAGGAAACTAAACTTTGCCGCATTGATGTTCAGTCTCTTAAACTCCTCCTCGGCAAAGTCCATGCCCTCTTTGGGCATCTGGTAATCCGTTCCAGGGTAGACTTGAAGATGAGTGGGTCATCCGTGTTGAGGGAGTAGGTAGCCTGGTCATGTTTGAGCCGAACCACTGCATGCTCCGTGTCCGAGTTCCAGGGGCCTGTGAGGTAACGGGACCAGGGGCAGATCTCGAAGTGCATGTTTTCCTGCTGCAGCCTGTCATAAAGGGCCTCGTCCTGCAGCGTGTGGTAGCCATGGCCCAGCCTCTCCGTCTTGAGCGTGTCCACAGCCTCTTTGACCACCTCCGCTGAGCCCACTCCCCTGCATGCACAGTGCGGTGGATGCCTCTCCTCACAGCCTCCTGGTAGCCCTTCACGTGTCCCAGGAAGACACTGCTCCCTTTAATGGTCTCGTCTCCTGCCAGGTCGATGGCCACCACAGTCTGCTGGTACTTCGGACACAGCTCCACCACCTCCAGGGGCCAACTGGGCTGGTGGTGCAGGTGGCACAGGATGGACCTCACTTTCACCTTGAAGTCCCGTTCTCCCTCCTGCAGGCTCTGGCTCACCAGGGCCACCATCTCCCCTAGGATTTGCAAAATCTCTACATTAAAATTGATGTGGCAGTTTTAATACAATGTATACGAAATAGTCTAAAATTTACAATACCGgaaaacatgattattttttttctcctaaagttGAAAAGCTTGGAATGTATGTCCAACAATGAGGTAAAACATTTTGTCTCTCAATTTAAAGAACTGTGCAAGAATAACATTCAAACACATTCAATTAGGGCACTTTTCAGTTTTGACAGGAATAATGAATTACTGTAGCCAACAAGGCACAGTTAGAAAATGCCAACATTTCAAGTCAATAAGAACAAGGCAGATAATATCaagcaaatcttttaaaaaacttttcttttgaaacaatTTCTTTGAGTTCAAAGGGCAGTTTGCTTCACGTGACTGTAATTTCTTGTGCCAGGGAGGAGTCTGCCCTAGAGAGCATCGGAAGGCAGCCACTCACTCATTCCTGCACATTGCAAAAGGGCAAAGAAATAAGGTCCGTGGAAGGCGCTACTCCCACGTGGAGGATGGAAGGCACTACTTTAAGTTTTTtcttgtttggggtttttaaaatcaCGCCACCAGTGTTTGTTGCTCACACTCTCGTGCACGGCCACAGTggcccctcggcctcctgaggtgCACAGCCAAGCCGTCTCCCCTCAAGGACGTGTGTCCCGTGTGCCTGGGCCAGTGTGGCTGTGTCCAGGACGCAACAGGGAGGCAGCGCTCCACAGGGTCCTGGGGCCATCCAGGTTGTGCCAGGGTCTCACAATGGGCTGAGTTGGACATAAAAGCAAACCTGTAAAAAGAGCAACAGCGTCAGGAGTCCCTAGAGAGAAGACCCTCAGCCACAGGACCTATCCTCCTGCCGGGCCTCCCATCTGCAGCCAGCACCCCCTCTCATGTAGcggaccccccaccccctgtcccgcctcccagggtgagtggggaggctggcatgggttttgaagcaggagctctgccaggagtcttgCGACAGGCTAGGCTCACAGAAGATCATTGACCGGACCCTGTTGTCCATCCTGACATGGGCTGGAATCCCAGCAGTCTACACAttgggacactcagaggctctgagcatcagccTCAGGGCACCATAAGATTAGATCCACGCTTGTGTTTGTCCCGAATCTTAATGATGTTTCCACCTGTCTTCAACCTGACACCTGCAATCCCTCCTCCCTACCCCGCCCTCCCACTGGCTGTGAGAGGATGCATCCTGAGGTCTTCACTATACTGACACTTCACTAGCCAGATAGGATGTCCCCTGTCCTCATCCCATGTGCCACTCCATGAGGACGGCCTCCCATTCATGTGCTTGGCAGGATCACTGGCATTTGAGTGGATGCACTGacccctgccccttccacccccaggtaaagtgcagggactgtggggcctttggacacaaggcatcaagcaccagatgccccataaaacactGGGGCACGACCCTTGTTCCCATGgacttgggctccaggaggctgaaggagaatgtggagccggggagtcaGCGGGACCAGTGGCACCAGGCTGGACTGTTGGACCAGGCTgagggggagaaggcagagagacgaaggtgaggaatggggcttgtgacccGATCGCCAGGCTGACATGACAGACCCTGAgtccgtgtgcatgcacagtgtgcagggcggctgcaggcagagccaggctgggcgaggcaggcagaggagctcccagactaacagggtccacatttgggtgatggagctgtccctgctgatttggtgtgggATTTGTGGCTGGACaagtgtccctgcaccagtgaatgtacggagcttggcacatgccaaggcagaccctttctgACGCTGCATGAAACAAACTGCCTGGATGACCTGGTGGGTCAGTGTAGTcagggtggggcagaggtgggcagagagtggctgaggagggaaaggaccaggttggcccaagccccGAGCAGGTGTctggctggaagccagggaagggagttccttctaCTTTCCATGCTTTGATTTCTGGTGCAGGCAGGAAGCCGAGCAGaggccctgctccacaggttccccaggagaccctgggaggggcagaagcgcacctggaaggaagacacggaatcttgtgactatgtgagggtgagtgtgtgtgCTTCCCGGGCTGTGCCCTTGGGCACTCCCTGGGCTCCATGtgcctcctgggggaggtgggactccacttcctctctgaccagtgACAGTTGAGCAGCGTGGTCTTtgcaccctttttttccttggtgCCCATGATATTGCCTTATGCCTTGTATGTGTGTGAACCGTGGCTGGTGGCATGTGATGGTCATTGGTgggcactcctggagcacataccaCCTCAGAGAACAGGCCTCTGTCCTTCATGACACATTacccccctgcccatcccctctCAGGAGCTGCCACCATGACTCTCCAGCATCAGGACTCCTATTGCCTCATGAGCATAGTGGATGGAAGAGCTGGTCCAATGGAAgaagcatcgctgtgaggcaggactttCCCTGTCCCCCCACAATGTCTCAAGGGCATCAAAAGCATCCAGTCATACCTTTGTTCCGGACCAGCCCTGCAACTGCATTCCCTACTCCCAGGGTGAGTCAGATCAACAgatcccatctttttctttccctgttccgggGGAGGGGGTTGTTACTAAGGTCTTGGCCGttagttggtttctttctttctttcctgagtgtTCATTTTGCCTTAGTGCTGGGGCCAAACTCATGGAGTCCCATGTGTTCTCTATTCCCACAGTgtccacacatgccgatgcctgtctacaccaccaggaggccttctatccctgagcctgccctgctgATGGAACCACGTACTGACAATCCAGTCATGAGTGTCTGGTCCCATTCCACATCTCATCTCAGAAGCCCTCaagttagcctcagcccacctggtggacctcctggtgcccaggaagtgccgaTCACTGACACCCCTCAGCCGGCTtgccaaccctgtgtcagggctgacagcctggttgtgcagcagatagacaagaggccctgcagagtgtccctcgagggtccccaggctggctcccagggccatgggttgggacacacccaggcaccacccaagtatcctgaggagaacacccaTCCCGCTGTCAGCAACACATTGGCAGACAATTCcaaatgccccccccccaggctccaggcaagaaatgtgcccacaTGCCCCTAGACAGGACCCTGAACCCCCGAAAGAAAGCGTGGTGGAGCCCTAGCCAGCACACCTGCAGAAGCATCCAGGAGGGCCTGTGGGGAATTCAGGGAATCTGTGTGCTCCAGGAAGCGGACATGCCCGTGGATGCACAGCCAGGCCCCCgcagcccaggaagacacctgccctccagccaagcaagggcccccagcccacacctgccacacctcacctggagacCTGCAGCCAtgcaccgagcccccacggccgcACTCTGCacgggcccccactcagcccctggaatggtcttcaccagattggacagaagctgctggagctcccggttccttgcagctccctcattccttcctcccgagaagccaggccctgctcagggccctcctaCCCCCCACCTGTTggacggagcctgtgtctgtggcccctggagtgtcctccacggtgacctacaggtgtcctcatcctcagaagactgCACACCAAATTGTATgtgggaattttttattaagaataaaaaaacacacaactttgtaataacattttagagcaaaaacaaacaaagcagatgcaatattttacataacaatttcagagaaataatatcaacaagtacagaaaatgtcttctaggagaaaacatggtgtaATTTGCAAAACTCTGGATGGgatctttttctaaataagaaattcagacatttataaaacaatttcagattaacttgttaatttctgtTACAACCAAGTTACAAATTGCCTGGATGATTTCCctacatttgttagaaaatggATTTCACTAAGACAAACTGACATTCCAGACTGGGAAGCACGATTTGACATTCCTAtagatttacctaaagaaaaactgCAACATCTGTGTAGTGGGGGGAGTGTATGTGTAGGCGCACAAAAGCAGGACACTCAGCACGTGGTGGACTTGACCGTTTCCATCCAGTTCAGCGGGGGAATTGCTGGTTCACCAcatcagtccaggtggggacatatCCTCATTCCCACAGACACCTCCTCAGTGTCCTCTGCTGTGGAGGACAAGTCCCCGAGTCCATGAGCTGTCTCATTCCCTATGACAGTCTTCAGAGGACGGGGATACCTGCAGATCCTCTTACGGAACTCTTGGCAAGACATGCACACAGGCTCCCTCACTCTTTACGACACAATAAACTGTATTGGCCATAAGAAACACAATTCCCAGACATGAAAGAAACCCTGACACCTTAGATCTATAATTTGTCTTAGGTACATGAAAATCTCCAAAAAAGCCTGATTTTTCTGCACAGATCCTATTGTCCCTTACTATCCAGTAAGGGTGGCATGTCCAAGTTTGAATacagagtgaaaataacattatgatgTGATGTTACAACTGCACATCTACGGTCACACTCAGAGGCGTTTGCTGGTCATGCAATAATTTCCATTCTACAATGAACTTGTCAAACTCTTCTAAAGAAATGCAATGATAACACAGAACACCTATAACCTGACCTCAAAACGCTTTGGTAGACTCATGAACttggcactgttttccagaggtatCAACCCAGgtccaaatttgaatttgaactggtctgaaatccagagtccactTCTTCTGGGTCAAGAGATGCCACAGAGTAGACGGTAgcaaaatagtcataaaaagttatgttcagtgggaggctgggcatttccctttggaataagagtccttgttagtttgcttctcttcagtcttaatgtgggagagagtgaagggaaCATAATAAAATCACTGTGGTTCAATCAGGTCTGGATGCAGTTATCGCCCCCAAAATAAGCACTTAATTTCCATCTTACAATTTCCAAGCAATGACCAAGACACATCGCTAGCAAGACCCAATACATACTTATGTTCGGAGAAATATTCTTTCaacataaatagaagaaaagcattggGAAGTGGGGAGCATGACGAAAGGGTCAAACATACTGACTTcaaccccaggtcctcagcatcatatcCACTCTCAACCCTGATTGCtcactgcctctcacctgcaagtggcccccactctccccaaggctgaaggagaggcaggttcctcgATACACCCCATATGAAATACACACTATCCCAATAAAAGATCATGACAATGAACCAGGTTTAAATATCAGTGTCCTCAAGTTTCAGTTGAAGGCCATATCCCATGAACACACCAGATAGATGGTTCTTCCATACATATAGAACACACACTTCACATaacacaaaatatttccagtatGGGACTGTGTTCGGGTTTGGAGTGAGTGAGTGacgctgtgtgtgtgggtgtgtgcgcccatgtgcaccaaagttaggagacacatccctggactgcttccccagaactctgtcccttcttgctcaTCCTCTTGGTAGGTCGGGCTCTCCCTGGCACACGCGGGACTTTGGCCAcgtccccggccacctgaggtggGAGCATCCCAGGTGCAGTGGTGAGCAGGTCGATGGTCTGCTGAGGATGATTCTTTGGCATCTCAGGTCTGTATTTGGAGTGGTGAAGGATGACTGCGTTCgcaggaagagcaatttctcttctcctgacattGAGTTCAGGCTTAGGGCGGTTGCATTCTTGGAGGCATCTCCACTGGTCTAATGTCATTTGTTGCCTTGAGGTCTCTTCCCCACGCTCCTCCAACTCAGGAAGGTTCACGGAGGGATCCGTTGCcggctctcctgaggcctcaccaACCACTGTGGGGTCTGCCTCGGGAGATGCGAGTCCTCCCTCCTTGACTGACTCCCTCCCAAGGTCTCTCTCCAGATGagtcttctgcatataaaagaggACATAGGCAGGTTGGCGCAGCGCACAAGTCACATCACAGGCGCTGACCTTAGCATCATCCATTTTATACCActggccatttcctgcctttacaaaacagaagtaatgtccgctgtggcaactcctcccagcgtgcaccagcacggcatagagcacataaaccaagggtcctgccctctgctcagacaggcagtgttgcatgtcaaggcgctcaggatattgcacctccttagtcattttgttgcctgtCAAGTCTGAGAATCGTCTCAAGACCAGGATGAGGACCTTCGGGGAAGTGTGCAAAGTCAACACCTTGGACGCAGGCACCTTCTCCAGACACTTACTACAATAGTAGGCATTTTCACCTTCCAGCAGTTCGGGCTTCATCAACTGCTCCAAAGCTTGGCTGATGCTGTGAGCAGCCCCGATGTCCAggctgatgtccaggtaaggttccAGAGTGCTCGAAATGCCTTGGCAGTGGAGACACTGGATTTGAGACCTCCAGTACCCCCCAAAGAGTTGCTGGATGAGGGTGCTGTCCTGAGGACGCTCAGGGTCTGAGGGCTTGTCCTCAGGCAAGCATGCTTGCTGCATTGCATCCAGAATGAACATGAGATACTCATGGGCATCTTCCTGCTTGTGTCTGTGGAAGGCGGtgagcaggagtggcaggggctggagcacacgtccaggatggcagagaaccCGCGTCAGGTGAGCCTGCAGGGTACACAGCATGCAGGATGTCTGCCTCCTACAGGTGGTCCCGTGCTGCTGGGACAGCATGTAGCTGGCGAGGGGCTCTGTGTAGGTCAGACACTGTAGGGTCGCATTCACATAGCAAGTGTTGCCCATGTTCTGAAGCCCGGCTCCCACCTGGGAAAGGCTCCTCCAACTCAGAGGCGTCTtggtgggaggcagccctgctgaTGCGGGAGCCAACGGGTCAGTCGGGGAGGAGAGAGTCTTTGATGCAGGGGATGTCGTCTCGGGCACAGAGGGTCCTCCGTGGACTTCAGCACCGCCTCTCCTTGACCAGCATAACTGGGGTTTGGGAGAGGCGCTGAACTGAGGCTCCTCTGAGGGGTGGAAGTGGGCAGCCTCCATGTCTGCAGAAACAGTGTCCACAAGATACATTCAACCAGGAGCTTCGGGTCGCAAAGGGATGCTCCTCTCACTGTGCCAGTTTCCAAATGTCAGATAGTGAACCTCACCTCCACCTTTATGGCTTTTGGGCCCTGGGATAAGGCACAAAGTCCTCTAATCCACTCTAATTGCTTGATTGGATTACgggatttgggtgtggtccctCCCTGACGGAGACCATTCAGGTCAGCCCAGCTCCTAATCTTGCCTCCCACAACAGACAGCACCTTCAGATCTTTCTCAAGCTCCCTAACTGCCCCTACCTATGTCTAACAGACTTTCTTCAGTGTTTCTATGTTCAGTGGAAATCTTAATGGGTgtcctttttcattttgagtaACCTCAAGCGAGCCAAGGAGAGTTAGACATTAGTGAtctaggacagggaagatcaTTCTCCCAAAAGAGCTcaggtatcacataggaacaCCTTATTCTCACcagccagaatgtttgtagctgtaaccaattatttgggaatatggTGTCCATGCTTTGCTTCTACACCTTCATCTCTGTCTACTATGATTCCAATATACAAAGATGATGAAGGTCTTAATGAATATCATTGTCTGTCTAGGTGTGTCTCGGGTCTACAACAAGTGAAATCCTCTAGatggttttatgcttttgggaaacattcctttaaaGCTCCTTTCTGACAGGTCTATATCTTAAATCCAGTGTTATTAtgcctaattttaatttttcctcaggTAATTCTACACcaatattctttatatacttttgacTTAATTGGAGTATGTCGTAGGCTTGCACCTTTTTTACACATTATGGTTTTGGCAGTTGTAGATGCAGGGAGGTAGGCACGGGGTTAGCTCGTGGTTTGGAAGTGTCACTATGGCTTATTCTGTTTACAGAATTGGTAGTCTCTGCTGAAAGATTTTTGATTCGACAAGACAATTAATTCCTACTGTGACCATGACCATTTCCAGTTTATGAATTTGAATAAGCCTTAGGAAAGGTGAAAACCTAAGTCCATTTGTCTTCTTTACTaaacagaggccaagagaaatTTTGCAaggccttggtcagtgactgggctgcacaagccctggggccctgctgaattCTTGATGTTCACTTGTCATCCCTGGACACTGagagaataaaagtgtcatcACCTATGCCACcatgttttaggatatttattCTGAAACCTTGGAGTCTAAAAAAACTTTTGTGTAGGATGCTCTTTATGATATCTCCGTGTTTAACTGAAagttttaattgacaaaatgaatattacatCATGAATATCGTCAAACTATGACCCCATTTTTATTGCCATTAGCTCTAAATTGAGCAACCATACAGAGACATGGGGCCTAGGAATGATGTCTTTTGCTGAGTCTCCTCGTGTTATCCAGAGATCCCATTACTCATTGTTTGACGTGAGAAATAACTGTTTGGGAAGGTTTAACAATCCCTCTGTTTCTATAATCTGCTTAAACAAAGCCAGGCACATCCTCTGTGCCTGAGAAAGTACAATATTATTATTGTCTGCttatcattgttttttaataCATCATTCTCATTCTTATTATCTGCCTCAATTAAGTATTTAAACACCTTATGAGTATTCTATGTCAGTTGATTGGCTAGATGCCTGATGAACTTCAGTAGTCTATTACAATATCCACAGTTCAACTTTGGACTCTATTAAAAATTTCCTCTTACTTTGAGCAGAAATCTAAGGCTGTGCAATTCCTTTCTGTTGGTCTGAGTCCTAACTGGGGTACGAACAGGTTCAGTGTTTCTTCAGCATGGTATTATCTCAAGTATTAGACAGCAATatgtgttctttctcctcctcaaagCTGTATTTTCCAAGAACAAGTTCCCTTTGGGAGTGACTGCcagttctttgtattatttctcctGAGAACATCTGTCACCAAAaacttttttcaatcatttatctCAAAATACCTTTACTCTCTTCAGCTTAATCTTTGTTCTGAAGAAAAACTCATTGTCCACATCACCCTGAATTCCAGAATTAAACCCTTTATTCATTGATATTTCTTACAGAATGGATCAGCCTCAggtttcttttatctttgcaCCTAAAATCTTGAAACTCCACAGCCACATGGCTGTGGTCTATCGTTGCATGTGGCCTATCGTTGACCTGCCTACAGTATAAACAGCACCATCTTTACCTTTTGTCATATATCTGAGACTATTAATTTGGAGACATGAAAACAATCACGCATTGGGAaagaatgttattaaaattagaaagtaGACTGCCTCCATCCCAGGAAGACATACTCTGCTTCTAGATATCCTAGAAATGACTATGGCAGAAGGAATTGAATACCCAGTAGGGACACTGTGTAAGTTGTGCAGGGAATCTGAGCTCCCATACAGCTGCTCACGTGACATGTGCTTTTTCTGATCACCAGGCGTGTACTCGGTGTCTGCAGGAGACTCGGTAATAGGGAATTGTGATTTTGGCCTGGGTGATGTTATG containing:
- the LOC144284116 gene encoding ubiquitin carboxyl-terminal hydrolase 17-like protein 6; translation: MEAAHFHPSEEPQFSASPKPQLCWSRRGGAEVHGGPSVPETTSPASKTLSSPTDPLAPASAGLPPTKTPLSWRSLSQVGAGLQNMGNTCYVNATLQCLTYTEPLASYMLSQQHGTTCRRQTSCMLCTLQAHLTRVLCHPGRVLQPLPLLLTAFHRHKQEDAHEYLMFILDAMQQACLPEDKPSDPERPQDSTLIQQLFGGYWRSQIQCLHCQGISSTLEPYLDISLDIGAAHSISQALEQLMKPELLEGENAYYCSKCLEKVPASKVLTLHTSPKVLILVLRRFSDLTGNKMTKEVQYPERLDMQHCLSEQRAGPLVYVLYAVLVHAGRSCHSGHYFCFVKAGNGQWYKMDDAKVSACDVTCALRQPAYVLFYMQKTHLERDLGRESVKEGGLASPEADPTVVGEASGEPATDPSVNLPELEERGEETSRQQMTLDQWRCLQECNRPKPELNVRRREIALPANAVILHHSKYRPEMPKNHPQQTIDLLTTAPGMLPPQVAGDVAKVPQEFDKFIVEWKLLHDQQTPLSVTVDVQL